The Bombina bombina isolate aBomBom1 unplaced genomic scaffold, aBomBom1.pri scaffold_403, whole genome shotgun sequence genome includes a region encoding these proteins:
- the RERGL gene encoding ras-related and estrogen-regulated growth inhibitor-like protein, producing the protein MVVQIRTNQHQSSKMTETGQHQHKVEANILVLGAENVGKSALTVRFLTRRFIGEYVGTESIYTQNVTVDGRETYFSIWDSVCPENPSIQSCVTEEQLRWADGFILVYSICDRDSFNVVRQQLQRIRQLKKRHGSSPVIIVGNKRDLQHRREITSEEGRMLALTSDCGFFEISAAETYHGSLVVFHQLLEMVRDSRSSSKKNAGFKGIVRSMSAVFGRRRTE; encoded by the exons ATGGTTGTCCAAATCCGCACTAACCAACATCAGAGCAGCAAGATGACAGAGACTGGCCAGCATCAGCACAAAGTAGAAGCCAACATCCTGGTGCTGGGCGCAGAGAATGTGGGCAAATCTG CCCTGACAGTTCGTTTCCTAACAAGGCGATTTATTGGCGAATATGTTGGCACAG AATCAATTTACACTCAGAATGTCACTGTTGATGGCCGAGAGACTTATTTTAGCATTTGGGACTCCGTATGCCCAGAG AATCCCAGTATTCAGAGCTGTGTTACAGAGGAGCAGTTACGCTGGGCTGATGGTTTCATCCTGGTCTACAGTATATGTGACCGAGACAGCTTCAATGTAGTTCGACAGCAGCTACAGAGAATCCGTCAGCTTAAGAAGCGTCATGGTTCCTCACCAGTTATCATTGTGGGCAATAAAAGGGACCTGCAGCACAGACGGGAGATCACCAGTGAAGAAGGTCGCATGCTGGCTCTTACTTCGGACTGTGGCTTCTTTGAGATTTCTGCAGCAGAGACCTATCATGGCTCTCTGGTTGTCTTTCACCAGTTACTGGAAATGGTGAGAGACTCAAGGAGCTCTAGCAAGAAGAACGCTGGCTTTAAGGGCATAGTTCGAAGCATGTCTGCTGTGTTTGGGAGAAGGAGGACCGAGTGA